A window from Fibrobacter sp. encodes these proteins:
- the rplU gene encoding 50S ribosomal protein L21, producing MYSIVETGGFQYKVELGKTYKVPTIDAAVGSELELKSVLLFAGKEVQIGTPVLNDASVKVEVLDHGKYDTIIVFKKKRRTRYERRNGHRQGYTEVLVTEIRSGAESATVEPQVITRNRARVAALAKQKAQNKPLTRKEKIAQGIAKPAKVKKNSLRKAKEA from the coding sequence TTCTATTGTTGAAACAGGTGGTTTCCAGTATAAAGTCGAACTCGGCAAGACCTACAAGGTTCCGACCATCGACGCAGCTGTTGGTTCCGAACTGGAGCTCAAGTCCGTTCTTCTTTTCGCAGGAAAAGAAGTGCAAATCGGCACCCCTGTCCTGAATGATGCTTCCGTCAAGGTTGAAGTTCTCGACCACGGCAAATACGATACCATTATCGTGTTCAAGAAGAAGCGTCGTACCCGTTACGAACGTCGTAACGGTCATCGTCAGGGCTATACCGAGGTGCTCGTAACGGAAATCCGCTCCGGCGCAGAATCCGCAACTGTTGAACCTCAAGTTATTACCCGCAACCGCGCTCGCGTGGCTGCCCTTGCTAAGCAGAAGGCTCAGAACAAGCCGCTCACTCGCAAGGAAAAGATCGCTCAGGGTATCGCTAAGCCTGCAAAGGTTAAGAAGAACTCTCTGCGTAAGGCTAAGGAGGCTTAA
- the rpmA gene encoding 50S ribosomal protein L27, with protein sequence MAHKKGQGSVRNGRDSNAKYLGVKKYAGEVVKAGNIIVRQRGSHFHNGKNVGMGKDFTLFSLIDGVVKFERVDNKRQKVSVYAEEN encoded by the coding sequence ATGGCACATAAGAAAGGTCAAGGTTCTGTACGTAACGGTCGCGACTCTAACGCCAAGTATCTTGGTGTTAAGAAGTATGCTGGTGAAGTTGTCAAGGCTGGCAACATCATCGTTCGTCAGCGCGGTTCTCACTTCCACAACGGCAAGAATGTTGGCATGGGCAAGGATTTCACCTTGTTCTCCCTCATTGATGGCGTCGTGAAGTTCGAACGTGTCGACAACAAGCGTCAGAAGGTCTCTGTTTACGCTGAAGAAAACTAA
- a CDS encoding inositol monophosphatase: MSEINTDEFLKVAEELARKAGEICLELQSDLGDVKYKTAKDVVTIADVTSEKLIVDGLRAAFPTHSIRTEEAGVIEGSDPRYRWIIDPVDGTVNFSRGIPLWGVSIALHFEGRPLVAVVNLPKLGEMFTAAKGQGAFMNGKPIHVSGESNPTHAIVSNGDFNVGDVPKINAQNSKNFAREAETFERVKCFGSAVIEGCFTACGRLDCFVMTMSYPWDIAAIALLVEEAGGKSTHIDGSEMQFVDAEQVVFSNGLLHDVLVKTVS, translated from the coding sequence ATGAGCGAAATTAATACAGACGAGTTCTTGAAGGTTGCCGAGGAACTGGCACGAAAGGCAGGGGAGATCTGCCTTGAGTTGCAGAGCGACCTTGGTGATGTTAAGTACAAAACAGCCAAGGATGTGGTGACCATTGCCGATGTCACCAGCGAAAAGCTGATTGTTGATGGTCTCCGTGCTGCGTTCCCCACCCATTCCATCCGTACCGAGGAAGCGGGCGTTATCGAGGGGTCCGACCCGCGTTACCGCTGGATTATCGATCCGGTAGACGGTACCGTGAACTTCAGCCGCGGTATACCCCTGTGGGGCGTTTCCATTGCGCTGCATTTCGAGGGTAGGCCGCTGGTGGCTGTGGTGAACCTGCCGAAGCTGGGTGAAATGTTCACCGCAGCCAAAGGCCAGGGGGCCTTCATGAATGGCAAGCCCATTCATGTCAGCGGCGAAAGCAATCCTACTCATGCCATCGTAAGCAACGGCGACTTCAATGTGGGCGATGTCCCGAAGATCAATGCCCAGAATTCCAAAAACTTCGCCCGCGAAGCGGAAACTTTTGAACGCGTCAAGTGCTTCGGGTCTGCCGTTATCGAGGGCTGCTTTACCGCATGCGGCCGCCTGGACTGCTTCGTGATGACCATGAGCTATCCTTGGGATATCGCGGCCATTGCTCTTCTGGTAGAAGAGGCTGGCGGTAAGTCTACCCATATCGACGGTTCCGAAATGCAGTTTGTGGACGCAGAGCAGGTTGTATTCAGCAATGGCCTGCTTCACGATGTCCTGGTAAAGACGGTCTCGTAA
- a CDS encoding glycoside hydrolase family 9 protein, producing the protein MTIKKTLLAGLAAFGLAAVDASAALSEDDFVEAAWMTTRFFGAQRSGEGPNWMADGTNYPTSFMKDSYQGKDITGGWFDCGDHVMFGQTQGFAAYILALSYAEFTEGFYDLYTGDYTDYKASNDYSRKGGKPNKIRDLLEELRYEADFWVKAAPDEKTFVAVKGDGNYDHMKWVTPGKMSTLGTGEGGGNRPVQANTNDSFSSGMVAAMMAVMARVDPDEANRTKYLQAAKNAYAYAKAHKGVTTSGSFYAESWWDGRVQDGVFLGALELYRTTKDESYKSDAQKVFADLKFEKGSYSRLNYANAVPLSVVMAQGVFDWTPEGGTYRDMQLYLDNIYKGNMKDDIFMKETGGGGSFSVRTPSGGAFLYALYAKFTGDTDYDQLIEKNVAYLLGDNGNKKSYIVGFDRNSAKAPTAPHHRGYYGNEDEGREVGSFSANSAPAKNKYFGAMIAGSFNNPGHNTNVSDWQENEVCVDMNAPMVGALGYILSKKAPKTDVDLGIKAPETPKDTVSSVDPNEGNEAGILSQKLVASGFSLVRSAGVVSVANAAKSAFAVSVFDLNGNMVQRIESDGQPVYFVPKSKGVFHVRVSSNSQQKVFTLKNF; encoded by the coding sequence ATGACTATAAAGAAGACTTTATTGGCAGGTCTCGCCGCTTTCGGTCTGGCAGCAGTCGATGCTAGCGCCGCCCTTAGCGAAGACGATTTTGTAGAAGCCGCCTGGATGACCACCCGTTTCTTTGGTGCTCAGCGTTCCGGCGAAGGCCCTAACTGGATGGCGGATGGTACCAACTATCCCACCAGCTTCATGAAGGACAGCTACCAGGGTAAGGACATTACCGGTGGCTGGTTCGATTGCGGTGACCATGTGATGTTTGGTCAGACCCAGGGCTTTGCAGCCTATATCTTGGCACTTTCCTATGCTGAATTTACCGAAGGTTTCTACGACCTTTATACCGGTGATTACACAGACTACAAGGCTAGCAACGATTATTCCCGTAAGGGTGGTAAGCCCAACAAGATCCGCGATCTTCTGGAAGAACTTCGCTACGAGGCTGACTTCTGGGTTAAGGCAGCACCCGATGAGAAGACCTTCGTTGCCGTGAAGGGCGATGGTAATTACGACCACATGAAGTGGGTTACCCCTGGTAAGATGAGTACTTTGGGAACCGGTGAAGGTGGTGGAAATCGTCCTGTCCAGGCAAATACCAACGACTCCTTCTCCTCGGGCATGGTGGCTGCCATGATGGCTGTCATGGCTCGTGTGGATCCGGATGAGGCCAACCGTACCAAGTACCTCCAGGCTGCAAAGAATGCCTATGCCTACGCCAAGGCCCATAAGGGTGTGACCACCTCAGGTTCTTTCTATGCAGAAAGCTGGTGGGATGGTCGTGTTCAGGATGGCGTATTCCTGGGTGCCCTGGAACTTTACCGTACCACGAAGGATGAATCCTACAAGAGCGATGCGCAGAAGGTCTTTGCTGACTTGAAGTTTGAAAAGGGTAGCTATTCCCGCTTGAACTACGCCAATGCCGTTCCGCTGTCCGTGGTGATGGCCCAAGGTGTGTTTGACTGGACTCCCGAGGGCGGTACCTACCGTGACATGCAGCTGTACCTTGACAATATCTACAAGGGCAACATGAAGGATGATATTTTCATGAAGGAAACCGGTGGTGGTGGCTCCTTCTCTGTTCGTACTCCGTCCGGTGGTGCTTTCCTTTATGCTCTGTATGCCAAGTTCACAGGCGATACTGACTACGATCAGTTGATCGAAAAGAACGTGGCCTACCTGCTTGGCGATAATGGCAATAAGAAGTCCTATATCGTAGGCTTTGATCGAAACAGCGCCAAGGCTCCGACCGCACCCCATCATCGTGGCTATTATGGTAACGAAGATGAGGGCCGTGAAGTAGGTTCTTTCTCTGCAAATTCCGCTCCTGCAAAAAACAAGTACTTCGGTGCCATGATTGCTGGCTCCTTCAACAATCCTGGCCATAACACCAATGTTTCCGACTGGCAGGAAAACGAAGTTTGCGTCGATATGAACGCTCCCATGGTGGGTGCCCTGGGCTACATCCTTTCCAAGAAGGCTCCCAAGACCGATGTGGACCTGGGGATCAAGGCTCCCGAGACTCCTAAGGATACGGTGTCTTCCGTTGATCCTAACGAAGGCAACGAAGCTGGAATCCTGTCTCAGAAACTTGTAGCCTCCGGCTTCAGCCTGGTTCGCAGTGCAGGCGTTGTGTCTGTAGCCAATGCTGCCAAGTCTGCCTTTGCCGTAAGTGTCTTTGATCTTAACGGTAATATGGTTCAGCGCATTGAAAGCGATGGACAGCCGGTGTACTTTGTACCCAAGTCCAAGGGCGTGTTCCACGTTCGCGTGAGCTCCAACAGCCAGCAGAAAGTCTTTACGCTGAAGAATTTCTAA
- the gdhA gene encoding NADP-specific glutamate dehydrogenase: protein MAIQNAYLKSVYEKVVARDPDQALFHQAVREFLESLDPVLAQDKSWETNGVIDRLVEPERVITFRVPWLDDKGNVQVNRGYRVQFNSAIGPYKGGLRLRGEVTLSMLKFLGFEQIFKNSLTTLPMGGGKGGSDFEPKGKSDNEVMRFCQSFMTELCKHIGADTDVPAGDQGTGAREIGYMFGQYKRIRNEFVGVLTGKGLSYGGSLARTEATGYGLCYFTREMLKDLANTSFAGKTVVISGSGNVAIYATQKAQELGAKVVTVSDSNGYIYDPNGIKVEVVQQIKEVERGRISEYAKRVPGSEYHEGSKGVWTVKCDIALPCATQNEIDEESAKALIANGVMAVAEGANMPSTPEAIEAFLKAGVLFGPAKAANAGGVATSGLEMSQNSERLSWTFAEVDAKLDGIMTSIYQAASSAAAKYGDKKNLVMGANIAGFLKVADAMKWQGAC, encoded by the coding sequence ATGGCAATCCAGAATGCTTACCTCAAGTCCGTCTACGAAAAGGTCGTCGCTCGCGATCCGGACCAGGCTCTCTTCCACCAGGCTGTTCGTGAATTCCTCGAATCCCTGGACCCCGTTCTCGCTCAGGACAAGTCCTGGGAAACCAACGGCGTAATCGACCGCCTCGTCGAACCGGAACGCGTTATCACTTTCCGCGTACCTTGGTTGGATGACAAGGGCAACGTTCAGGTTAACCGCGGTTACCGCGTTCAGTTCAACTCCGCTATCGGTCCTTACAAGGGCGGTCTCCGTCTCCGTGGCGAAGTGACTCTCTCCATGCTGAAGTTCCTCGGCTTCGAACAGATCTTCAAGAACTCCCTCACTACTCTCCCCATGGGTGGCGGCAAGGGTGGTTCCGACTTCGAACCCAAGGGCAAGTCTGATAACGAAGTGATGCGCTTCTGCCAGTCCTTCATGACTGAACTCTGCAAGCACATCGGCGCTGACACCGACGTTCCGGCTGGTGACCAGGGTACTGGCGCTCGCGAAATCGGTTACATGTTCGGTCAGTACAAGCGTATCCGCAACGAATTCGTTGGCGTTCTCACTGGTAAGGGCCTCTCCTACGGTGGTTCTCTCGCTCGTACCGAAGCTACCGGTTACGGCCTCTGCTACTTCACCCGTGAAATGCTGAAGGATCTCGCCAACACCTCTTTCGCTGGCAAGACTGTTGTTATTTCCGGTTCCGGTAACGTTGCTATCTACGCTACCCAGAAGGCTCAGGAACTCGGTGCAAAGGTTGTTACCGTTTCTGACTCCAACGGCTACATCTACGACCCGAACGGCATCAAGGTTGAAGTTGTTCAGCAGATCAAGGAAGTTGAACGCGGCCGTATCTCCGAATACGCAAAGCGCGTTCCGGGTTCTGAATACCACGAAGGTTCTAAGGGCGTTTGGACTGTCAAGTGCGACATCGCTCTTCCCTGCGCAACTCAGAACGAAATCGACGAAGAATCCGCAAAGGCTCTTATCGCTAACGGCGTGATGGCTGTTGCTGAAGGTGCTAACATGCCTTCTACTCCGGAAGCAATCGAAGCCTTCCTCAAGGCTGGCGTTCTGTTTGGACCTGCTAAGGCTGCAAACGCTGGTGGCGTTGCTACCTCCGGTCTCGAAATGTCTCAGAACTCCGAACGTCTCTCCTGGACCTTCGCTGAAGTCGACGCTAAGCTCGATGGCATCATGACCTCCATCTACCAGGCTGCTTCTTCCGCTGCTGCAAAGTACGGCGACAAGAAGAACCTCGTTATGGGTGCAAACATCGCTGGCTTCCTCAAGGTTGCCGACGCTATGAAGTGGCAGGGTGCTTGCTAA
- the ligA gene encoding NAD-dependent DNA ligase LigA — MDQKDIDRTRYFELKKQLEEASRLYYKEGVSPMSDQDFDFGLKEMEALEKKYPDLGGSSSLTRNVGSDLTNDFAKVTHAVPMLSISNVYSAEEMQEFIRAAEDGLDEAILEAQSQNMDSIGSHGTSRMTYAKWICERKIDGVSLSIVYENGRLKQAVTRGDGAQGDDVTLNALTIPDIPEYFDAKKLKIDPSEIPQGTFEVRGEVYMEREAFERLNEQLILEGKKIFQNCRNTVSGSLKLKSVNECKTRPMRFFAYHIPQSQNQTHQQNLEQLRKLGFNTNQSWTADTADEIMKISEEIGAGRDNLPYDIDGMVVKLNNLSQQRALGTTSKSPRWAIAYKFKAERAYTPLLSVEFQVGRTGAVTPVANLAPVRLAGTTVKRATLHNFDEVARLDLHFGDTVGVEKGGEIIPKITDVKKELRPEGAVPVRAPETCPECGTPLTHVEGEVILRCENLHCKAQVQCLFEHFVSREAMNIENLGPSLLASLIATGKIKRIPDLYHLTMEDLESQERMAKKSAKNVFNAIQASKERSLENLLHGLGIRFVGRTSARNLAKHFRTLEAIRTATPEQLQGVTDVGERIGYSVYDFFHTEMYTAEVDELVAQGCPTEFKGVVKTLFAGQTAVITGTLPTMDRDEARKLIEENGGKVSGSVSKKTSWVLAGEAAGSKQTKANELGIPVHDEAWLLQQIADSSEETPETPSAANKEEISPKKNAAPQSDAGEQMSLF, encoded by the coding sequence ATGGACCAGAAAGATATTGATCGAACCCGGTATTTTGAACTGAAGAAACAGTTGGAAGAAGCCAGCCGCCTTTACTACAAGGAAGGCGTCTCCCCCATGAGCGACCAGGACTTTGACTTTGGTCTCAAGGAGATGGAAGCTCTCGAAAAGAAATATCCGGATCTAGGCGGATCAAGCTCTTTGACCAGGAATGTGGGCAGCGACCTTACCAATGATTTTGCCAAGGTGACCCACGCAGTGCCTATGCTCAGCATTTCCAATGTTTACAGCGCCGAGGAAATGCAGGAATTTATCAGGGCCGCCGAAGATGGACTGGATGAAGCGATTCTTGAAGCCCAATCCCAAAACATGGATTCCATCGGTTCCCATGGAACCTCCAGAATGACGTACGCAAAATGGATTTGCGAACGAAAAATTGACGGAGTAAGCCTCAGTATCGTCTACGAGAACGGACGTTTAAAGCAGGCGGTAACCCGTGGCGACGGAGCCCAGGGCGATGACGTTACCTTGAACGCCCTGACAATCCCTGATATTCCCGAATATTTTGACGCCAAGAAACTGAAAATCGACCCGTCGGAAATTCCCCAGGGCACCTTCGAAGTCCGTGGCGAAGTATACATGGAACGAGAAGCCTTCGAACGATTGAATGAACAGCTCATTCTTGAAGGCAAGAAGATTTTCCAGAACTGCCGTAATACGGTCTCCGGTTCCCTGAAGCTGAAGAGCGTAAATGAATGCAAGACTCGCCCTATGCGATTCTTTGCATACCACATTCCCCAGAGCCAAAACCAGACTCACCAGCAGAACCTGGAACAGCTAAGAAAACTTGGCTTTAATACAAACCAGTCCTGGACAGCCGACACCGCAGACGAAATCATGAAGATTTCCGAGGAAATTGGCGCAGGGCGAGACAACCTTCCTTACGACATCGACGGCATGGTTGTAAAGTTGAACAATCTTTCCCAGCAGCGCGCCTTGGGTACTACAAGCAAGAGCCCCCGCTGGGCCATTGCCTACAAGTTCAAGGCGGAACGGGCCTACACGCCCCTACTTTCCGTAGAATTCCAGGTTGGCCGTACCGGCGCAGTTACCCCTGTAGCCAATTTGGCCCCGGTCCGTCTCGCAGGCACCACCGTCAAACGCGCCACCCTCCACAACTTCGACGAAGTGGCCCGTCTTGACCTGCACTTCGGCGATACCGTCGGCGTCGAGAAGGGTGGCGAAATCATCCCGAAGATTACCGATGTCAAAAAGGAACTCCGCCCCGAAGGCGCAGTTCCTGTACGCGCTCCGGAAACATGTCCCGAATGCGGCACTCCCCTCACCCATGTGGAAGGAGAAGTGATCCTCCGCTGCGAAAACCTTCACTGTAAAGCCCAGGTCCAATGCCTCTTCGAGCATTTCGTAAGCCGCGAGGCAATGAACATCGAAAATCTTGGGCCTTCGCTTCTGGCAAGCCTCATTGCAACAGGCAAGATCAAGCGCATCCCGGACCTTTACCACCTTACCATGGAAGACCTGGAAAGTCAGGAACGCATGGCAAAGAAGAGCGCAAAGAACGTGTTCAACGCCATCCAGGCCAGCAAGGAACGAAGCCTGGAGAACCTGCTCCACGGTCTTGGCATCCGTTTCGTGGGCCGTACCAGTGCCCGCAACCTGGCAAAGCATTTCCGCACATTGGAAGCTATCCGTACAGCAACGCCAGAACAGCTGCAGGGCGTTACCGACGTCGGCGAACGAATCGGCTATTCCGTCTACGACTTCTTCCATACCGAGATGTACACTGCAGAGGTTGATGAGCTGGTCGCCCAAGGCTGCCCCACGGAATTCAAGGGTGTGGTCAAGACCTTGTTCGCGGGCCAGACCGCAGTCATTACCGGAACCCTCCCCACCATGGACCGCGATGAAGCCCGCAAGCTCATCGAGGAGAACGGCGGCAAGGTCAGCGGTTCTGTCAGCAAGAAAACAAGCTGGGTCCTGGCAGGCGAAGCCGCCGGCAGCAAGCAGACCAAGGCCAACGAATTGGGCATCCCCGTCCATGACGAAGCCTGGCTATTACAGCAAATCGCCGACTCCTCCGAAGAAACGCCTGAAACGCCCTCCGCAGCAAACAAGGAAGAAATTTCCCCAAAAAAGAACGCGGCACCACAAAGTGATGCCGGCGAACAAATGAGCTTGTTTTAA
- a CDS encoding manganese efflux pump MntP family protein gives MGIIEIIIIAIVEAMDCFAVAIATGLSKSGIPYSRAFIQSVSFGVFQGGMTLLGYFLGNFAERWFNAIGTPIACAILCILGGRMIWGAVRGGDDEAAETAAKNLSLANILLMSIATSIDAFAVGISFAFINANMVTATTAIAIASFVMGVIGYEIGHRAAKQFKTKIPEIIAGIILIGIGVKILF, from the coding sequence ATGGGTATCATTGAAATCATCATAATCGCAATTGTCGAAGCCATGGACTGCTTTGCTGTGGCCATTGCCACTGGGCTAAGCAAGTCTGGAATACCCTACTCCAGAGCTTTTATCCAGTCAGTCTCCTTTGGTGTTTTCCAAGGTGGTATGACTCTTCTCGGTTACTTCCTGGGCAACTTTGCTGAACGGTGGTTCAATGCCATTGGAACCCCCATCGCCTGCGCCATCCTTTGCATTCTCGGTGGCCGCATGATCTGGGGTGCTGTCCGCGGTGGTGACGATGAAGCCGCAGAAACTGCAGCCAAGAACCTGAGCTTAGCAAACATTCTGCTCATGTCTATTGCCACAAGCATCGACGCCTTTGCCGTCGGCATTTCCTTTGCGTTTATCAACGCCAACATGGTAACCGCCACTACTGCCATCGCTATAGCAAGCTTTGTCATGGGCGTTATCGGATATGAGATTGGACATCGCGCCGCCAAGCAGTTCAAGACAAAAATTCCAGAGATTATTGCAGGAATTATCCTGATTGGAATCGGCGTTAAAATATTATTTTAG
- a CDS encoding 4Fe-4S dicluster domain-containing protein — translation MNRRDFIKSCSLMAVAGMLFGCRKDVLGGNGSSTGKAVPTMKEFEGEVRRAISQAKSGLDLVRVSAPKAMNIPEASRVNRFGMAIDLDACDGCGKCILACNMESNIPLVPEEDAARNRFMHWIELRDGKPFMCAHCGDAPCEKVCPTGAANHTPDGLSAMMYKRCAGSRFCGANCPAKARKFNFNDAQELGLVRKFNLDVPLRDKGVMEKCSLCLHRLQNDRLRFKTEASIAGVTADWRGRGVETACSESCPKKAIVFGNWLDPESPLVKATANRQLYAPRELANLDPAVVFMMGKR, via the coding sequence ATGAATCGTCGTGATTTCATAAAGTCCTGCTCCCTGATGGCTGTTGCCGGTATGCTGTTTGGCTGCCGTAAGGATGTTCTTGGTGGGAACGGTTCTTCTACAGGGAAGGCTGTGCCGACCATGAAGGAATTTGAGGGGGAGGTCCGTCGGGCGATTTCTCAGGCTAAGTCCGGCTTGGACCTGGTTCGAGTTTCCGCTCCGAAGGCCATGAACATTCCGGAGGCGTCCCGAGTAAATCGTTTTGGCATGGCTATCGACCTGGATGCCTGTGATGGATGCGGCAAGTGTATTCTCGCCTGCAATATGGAGAGTAACATCCCGCTGGTGCCGGAAGAAGACGCTGCTCGAAACCGTTTTATGCACTGGATAGAACTTAGGGATGGAAAGCCCTTCATGTGCGCCCACTGTGGGGATGCCCCCTGCGAGAAGGTGTGCCCTACGGGAGCTGCCAATCACACTCCCGATGGCCTCAGTGCCATGATGTACAAGCGATGTGCCGGCTCCCGCTTTTGCGGGGCGAACTGTCCGGCGAAGGCTCGAAAGTTCAACTTCAACGATGCGCAGGAATTGGGGCTGGTCCGAAAGTTTAACCTGGATGTACCCCTTCGTGACAAGGGCGTCATGGAAAAATGCAGTCTTTGCCTCCATCGCCTTCAGAACGACCGTTTGCGCTTCAAGACGGAAGCGTCCATAGCCGGCGTGACTGCAGACTGGCGCGGTCGCGGGGTGGAAACCGCCTGTTCCGAATCCTGCCCGAAAAAGGCAATCGTATTCGGAAACTGGCTGGATCCAGAATCCCCTCTGGTAAAGGCAACTGCAAATCGCCAGCTTTATGCCCCTCGGGAGCTAGCCAATCTTGATCCCGCCGTAGTCTTCATGATGGGGAAGCGCTGA
- the nrfD gene encoding polysulfide reductase NrfD, which yields MFRILVYIGLALFVPGLCALGYSLYEGPSAWMTDSATFWGTPISLFVFWIGLAHAGTLLSAIFLALDVKLDRRTAMLAELSTICCLVIAALFPLMHLGVLERFYMVVPFLDARANVANVRSPLVWDFCCIAVYGILSTLFFVTHISVKKIPGFDRIRRPMAWLLFPLVLWVHTVVSLDFASTYVPQWTGAYFPLYFIIGAIFSGLAMMNCILWTEGYRMRLLEKMMLVGSWIIAAIWFWELLLKGSFDTGAFVFAALLPQLLLVKSIRELRVSRLLISISILVGLLLERFNLVSPGQDSVNTYGLVDLGLVSFSFGAFLLFFFIVRRRLAFFFEDGGSYFGEVDSRDMVQEELKSSDSGMAIFRVLRTPLLAGFALAVLYGLSFQGMASYENISLSLVNYLPMTYPIIALVAGVWIFGWEVHKSGLAWSKKRISLIAAVAALMGLSIGLFYGGGSSESLDTAEVGALLNSDENPSGEHSAMVWNARCATCHGVDGTFNRKFVNEFYPVPQKLDVSRLESLGEDSLVSVVLRGRTNMNAYGGRLSEGEARGLVRYMKSLAEKQNLVEEPAEKQGGEP from the coding sequence ATGTTCAGGATTCTAGTATACATCGGGCTTGCGCTGTTTGTCCCCGGGCTTTGTGCGTTGGGCTATTCTCTTTACGAGGGCCCTTCCGCCTGGATGACGGATTCCGCCACCTTCTGGGGAACGCCTATCAGTCTATTCGTCTTCTGGATCGGCCTTGCTCATGCGGGAACGCTTCTTTCTGCCATATTCCTGGCGCTGGATGTGAAGCTGGATCGCCGCACCGCCATGCTGGCTGAGCTTTCGACAATCTGTTGTCTTGTCATTGCGGCCCTGTTCCCACTGATGCATTTGGGCGTTCTGGAACGTTTCTATATGGTAGTTCCCTTTCTGGACGCTAGGGCTAACGTGGCTAATGTGAGGTCGCCTCTAGTTTGGGATTTCTGCTGTATCGCCGTTTATGGAATACTTTCCACCTTGTTCTTTGTGACCCACATTTCCGTAAAGAAGATTCCTGGCTTTGATCGGATTAGGCGTCCCATGGCCTGGCTACTGTTCCCCTTGGTTCTTTGGGTCCATACGGTTGTGAGCCTCGATTTTGCGTCTACCTATGTGCCTCAGTGGACCGGAGCGTATTTCCCTCTCTACTTTATTATCGGAGCAATCTTCTCGGGCCTTGCCATGATGAATTGCATCCTTTGGACAGAGGGGTACCGCATGCGTTTGCTTGAAAAAATGATGCTGGTAGGTTCGTGGATTATTGCGGCCATCTGGTTCTGGGAACTTCTTCTGAAGGGATCCTTTGACACAGGAGCCTTCGTCTTTGCCGCCTTGCTTCCCCAACTTCTTCTGGTCAAGTCCATTAGGGAACTGCGAGTCAGTCGACTTCTTATTTCTATTTCCATTCTTGTCGGCCTTCTACTTGAACGATTCAACCTGGTTTCTCCCGGGCAGGATTCCGTCAATACCTATGGCCTTGTAGATTTAGGCCTTGTATCATTTTCCTTTGGTGCATTCCTTTTGTTCTTCTTTATTGTTCGTCGCCGTCTAGCATTTTTCTTTGAGGATGGTGGTTCCTACTTTGGTGAAGTGGATAGCCGAGACATGGTGCAGGAGGAACTGAAGTCGTCCGATAGTGGAATGGCAATTTTCAGGGTCTTACGTACGCCTCTACTGGCTGGTTTTGCCCTTGCAGTCTTGTATGGTTTAAGCTTCCAGGGCATGGCATCCTACGAGAATATAAGCCTGTCCTTGGTCAACTATCTCCCTATGACCTATCCAATCATCGCCTTGGTTGCGGGGGTGTGGATCTTTGGTTGGGAAGTCCATAAGAGCGGATTGGCTTGGTCGAAAAAGAGGATTTCCTTGATTGCTGCGGTTGCGGCTTTGATGGGCTTGTCCATAGGCTTGTTCTATGGTGGAGGCTCCTCAGAATCTTTGGATACTGCAGAAGTTGGTGCCCTGTTGAATTCTGATGAAAATCCGTCGGGGGAACATTCCGCCATGGTCTGGAATGCCCGTTGCGCAACTTGCCATGGTGTCGACGGAACCTTTAATCGCAAGTTTGTAAACGAATTCTATCCGGTGCCACAGAAACTGGATGTTTCTCGTTTGGAATCATTAGGCGAAGATTCCCTGGTAAGTGTGGTTCTAAGAGGCCGAACCAACATGAATGCCTATGGTGGCCGTCTGTCAGAAGGGGAGGCCCGCGGCCTTGTTCGTTATATGAAAAGCCTGGCCGAGAAACAGAACCTTGTTGAAGAACCTGCGGAAAAACAGGGGGGCGAACCATGA